One Thiocapsa bogorovii DNA segment encodes these proteins:
- a CDS encoding peroxiredoxin produces MSVAIGETIPDIELPATGERSVKLSDYRGKNLVLYFYPKASTPGCTQEGQDFRDAADAFAAADTQILGASRDGIKAQENFKAKQSFPFDLLSDKDEALCKAFDVIKMKKMYGKESLGVERSTFLIDAEGVLREEWRGVKVKDHVAAVLAAAQRLNAG; encoded by the coding sequence ATGAGCGTCGCGATCGGCGAAACTATCCCGGATATCGAGCTGCCCGCCACGGGCGAGAGGAGCGTCAAGCTCTCCGACTACCGCGGCAAAAACCTCGTCCTCTATTTCTACCCCAAGGCGAGCACGCCCGGCTGCACGCAGGAAGGCCAGGACTTTCGCGATGCGGCGGATGCCTTCGCGGCGGCCGACACGCAGATCCTCGGCGCCTCGCGCGACGGCATCAAGGCTCAGGAGAACTTCAAGGCCAAGCAATCCTTCCCCTTCGATCTGCTGTCGGACAAGGACGAGGCGCTCTGCAAGGCATTCGATGTCATCAAGATGAAAAAGATGTACGGCAAAGAGAGTCTCGGGGTCGAGCGCAGTACCTTCCTGATCGACGCCGAGGGCGTGCTGCGCGAGGAATGGCGCGGGGTCAAGGTGAAGGACCACGTCGCCGCCGTGCTCGCCGCGGCGCAGCGGCTCAACGCCGGCTAG
- a CDS encoding FmdB family zinc ribbon protein: MPVYEFYCPDCHAIFNFFSRRVDTQTRPACPRCGRPELGRQASLFAISRQRGQGDEDAGGDDLPAGLDEAKLMNAFASMAGELENLDQDDPKQAAQTMRKLFEATGLKLGDGMAEAIRRMEAGEDPDQIDAELGDVLDSEDPFGAGGPARTSEALKQLRRDLLPAARDDTWYPLQGPDESRRGSPS, translated from the coding sequence ATGCCGGTCTACGAGTTTTACTGCCCCGACTGCCATGCCATCTTCAACTTCTTCTCGCGTCGGGTCGATACCCAGACGCGTCCCGCATGTCCGCGCTGCGGGCGGCCGGAGCTTGGTCGGCAGGCGAGCCTGTTCGCGATCAGCCGCCAGCGGGGACAAGGCGACGAGGACGCGGGGGGCGACGATCTGCCCGCAGGTCTGGACGAGGCGAAGTTGATGAACGCCTTCGCCTCGATGGCCGGCGAGCTGGAGAATCTCGATCAGGACGACCCGAAGCAGGCGGCGCAGACCATGCGCAAGCTGTTTGAGGCGACGGGTCTGAAGCTCGGCGACGGGATGGCGGAGGCAATCCGTCGCATGGAAGCGGGCGAGGATCCGGATCAGATCGACGCGGAGCTCGGCGACGTGCTCGATTCCGAGGACCCCTTTGGCGCAGGCGGGCCCGCGCGGACCTCGGAGGCCCTAAAGCAGCTGAGACGCGATCTGCTGCCGGCCGCGCGCGACGACACCTGGTATCCCCTGCAGGGACCGGATGAGTCGCGAAGGGGGTCGCCTTCCTGA
- a CDS encoding serine hydrolase domain-containing protein gives MGKAKMRNDRLLLCLGLVSALILSDYGDVSRARAQGDSIPTIDANSFERAVQRLRKETDAHAVIAGIWIGDRNISQVALGESMAGVPATTEMTVRIGGVSQLFFGTMLMRVVEREEIALDDKISTWLPDLLAADKVTVGMLANNTAGYKDFVRDEGFQKQVTEAPFRTFTREELIAISVGGNELNFEPGTAQAYSHTEFILLREVLEKATGRSIEELYQTEVLDPLGLTRTGYQTTPELPAPVLHAFSSDRAVYEDSTFWNPSWASDSGPLYSTLGDQGKWGPAFGQGRLLTPAAFVQLTKRPDGAPPTGPYFATGFVVSNGWYFHNPNFNGYTGALGYNSDLDMTIVVYATQPEDPKVVHPGFEVFKGLVEEFAPNHPLGI, from the coding sequence ATGGGGAAAGCAAAGATGCGAAACGACAGATTGCTGTTATGTCTTGGCCTGGTATCGGCACTTATTCTTTCCGATTACGGTGACGTCTCGCGCGCGAGGGCGCAAGGCGATTCGATACCAACCATTGACGCCAACTCCTTTGAGCGGGCTGTCCAGAGACTGAGAAAGGAAACTGATGCTCACGCTGTGATCGCAGGCATCTGGATAGGGGACCGCAACATAAGTCAAGTCGCATTGGGTGAATCTATGGCAGGTGTGCCGGCCACCACGGAGATGACGGTAAGGATCGGTGGTGTTTCCCAACTCTTCTTCGGAACCATGTTGATGAGAGTGGTGGAACGGGAAGAGATCGCTTTGGACGATAAGATCTCAACGTGGCTCCCCGATCTATTGGCAGCAGACAAAGTGACTGTCGGGATGCTCGCCAACAATACGGCAGGATACAAAGACTTTGTTCGAGACGAGGGCTTTCAAAAGCAGGTGACCGAGGCCCCTTTTCGAACCTTCACTCGAGAAGAGCTCATCGCGATTTCGGTGGGCGGAAACGAGCTCAACTTTGAGCCAGGGACAGCTCAAGCTTACTCGCATACGGAGTTTATTCTCCTTCGAGAGGTTCTCGAGAAGGCCACGGGCCGGTCAATTGAGGAACTGTATCAAACCGAGGTGCTAGACCCATTAGGTCTGACTCGGACGGGCTACCAGACAACTCCGGAATTGCCCGCCCCGGTTTTGCATGCGTTTAGCTCGGACCGAGCGGTCTATGAGGACTCGACGTTTTGGAACCCATCGTGGGCAAGCGACTCAGGTCCCCTTTACTCCACGTTGGGCGACCAGGGAAAGTGGGGACCGGCCTTTGGACAGGGACGTTTGCTGACTCCAGCAGCCTTTGTGCAACTGACCAAGCGACCCGACGGGGCTCCTCCTACAGGCCCCTATTTCGCCACCGGTTTTGTAGTCTCCAACGGTTGGTACTTTCATAATCCGAACTTTAACGGCTATACCGGCGCCTTGGGTTACAACTCCGACTTGGATATGACCATCGTCGTCTATGCAACCCAGCCGGAAGATCCGAAGGTGGTTCACCCCGGCTTCGAGGTGTTCAAAGGGCTCGTCGAAGAATTCGCTCCGAACCATCCTTTGGGAATCTAG
- a CDS encoding DsrE family protein produces the protein MMKTFRIVALLVALIGISSAAVAADKLNVVYHLSEPDRAAFVLNNMQNHIDGVGGPENINMVLVVHGPAINALNEIEATERVSSSVASLQEQGVAFEMCGNTLKGFNMELDELLPGFVEVSQGGVTRIGELQSQGYVYLRP, from the coding sequence ATGATGAAGACTTTCCGGATTGTTGCCTTGCTGGTTGCATTGATCGGCATCTCGTCTGCTGCTGTTGCGGCGGACAAGCTCAATGTCGTCTACCACCTCTCGGAGCCGGATCGCGCGGCTTTCGTGCTCAACAACATGCAGAATCATATCGACGGGGTCGGCGGACCGGAGAACATCAACATGGTTCTGGTCGTGCATGGGCCGGCGATCAACGCGTTGAACGAGATCGAGGCGACCGAAAGGGTGAGCTCCAGCGTAGCGTCGCTACAGGAGCAGGGCGTCGCCTTTGAGATGTGCGGCAACACGCTGAAAGGGTTCAATATGGAGCTCGACGAACTGCTGCCCGGATTCGTCGAGGTGAGTCAGGGAGGGGTGACGCGTATCGGGGAGCTGCAATCCCAGGGCTATGTCTACCTCCGTCCCTGA
- a CDS encoding glycine cleavage system protein R, protein MTKQKTYLVISALGEDHPGIVNQISKTVLEHGCNIEDSRMTVLGGEFAAILLVEGKWNTLAKIENALPELERQLGMTIISKRTGERATGRNLLPYAVDVISMDHPGIVNNLAGFFSERKINIEDMSTSTYAAAHTGTTMFAVHMTVGIPSDMHIAGLREEFMDYCDGLNLDAVLEPIKG, encoded by the coding sequence ATGACCAAGCAGAAGACCTACCTCGTGATCTCGGCACTCGGCGAAGACCACCCGGGTATCGTCAACCAGATTTCCAAAACCGTGCTCGAGCACGGTTGCAATATCGAAGACAGCCGGATGACGGTCCTCGGCGGCGAGTTTGCGGCGATCCTCCTGGTCGAGGGCAAATGGAATACGCTGGCCAAGATCGAGAATGCCCTCCCGGAGCTCGAGCGTCAGCTCGGAATGACGATCATCTCCAAGCGCACCGGCGAGCGCGCCACGGGCCGAAATCTGCTTCCTTACGCGGTCGACGTGATTTCGATGGACCATCCCGGGATCGTCAACAACCTCGCCGGCTTCTTCTCCGAGCGCAAGATCAACATCGAGGACATGTCGACCTCCACCTACGCCGCCGCCCACACCGGCACCACCATGTTCGCGGTGCACATGACGGTCGGGATCCCCTCCGACATGCATATCGCCGGTCTGCGTGAGGAGTTCATGGATTACTGCGACGGGCTGAACCTCGACGCGGTGCTCGAGCCGATCAAGGGCTGA
- a CDS encoding DUF4143 domain-containing protein, producing MIPRRLATPLNHRLRQFPAVALLGPRQVGKTTLAVSCRAADDALYLDLENPADLLLVRRLPPYLANAKKRLVKSPKVYVRDSGLVHTLLRLDTLDDLLGHPVAGMSWKGFVVETLLRAAPERASTEPRRVLKWTWCSSCWATAYGPSRSNAASRPRPRRAPNRARRP from the coding sequence ATGATCCCGCGCCGTCTTGCGACACCTCTCAATCACCGACTCCGCCAGTTCCCGGCTGTCGCCTTGCTTGGTCCTCGCCAGGTCGGGAAGACGACCCTGGCGGTGTCGTGCCGTGCGGCCGACGATGCACTCTATCTGGATCTGGAGAATCCGGCCGATCTCCTCTTGGTGCGCCGCCTTCCCCCCTATCTCGCGAACGCCAAGAAGCGCCTCGTCAAATCGCCGAAGGTGTACGTGCGCGACAGCGGGCTCGTCCACACGTTGTTGCGATTGGACACGCTCGACGACCTGCTCGGACACCCGGTCGCCGGCATGAGCTGGAAGGGGTTCGTCGTCGAAACCCTGTTGAGGGCCGCACCCGAGCGAGCTTCTACCGAACCGCGACGGGTGTTGAAATGGACCTGGTGCTCGAGCTGCTGGGCAACCGCCTATGGGCCATCGAGATCAAACGCGGCCTCGCGCCCAAGACCGAGGCGGGCACCTAACCGCGCTCGACGACCTTAA
- a CDS encoding P-II family nitrogen regulator, whose protein sequence is MAQQATKLVVITEKVLLRDISKILEASAATGYTVMAAGGKGSRNTRSSGQPAVSDTFSNVKLEIITANEGVAREIAAKIAEKYFDNFSGIAYLDEIEVLYAHKL, encoded by the coding sequence ATGGCACAGCAAGCGACCAAGCTCGTGGTTATCACCGAAAAGGTGCTCCTGAGAGACATTTCTAAGATTCTCGAGGCGAGCGCCGCGACCGGCTACACGGTCATGGCTGCCGGCGGCAAGGGCAGCCGCAACACGCGATCTTCCGGTCAACCGGCCGTCTCCGACACCTTCTCCAACGTCAAGCTCGAGATCATCACCGCGAACGAAGGGGTCGCGCGCGAGATCGCCGCCAAGATCGCCGAGAAATACTTCGATAACTTCTCCGGCATCGCGTATCTCGACGAGATCGAGGTCCTCTACGCACACAAGCTCTAA
- a CDS encoding amylo-alpha-1,6-glucosidase, with protein MTKPSADLSLAERHEWWMANGRGGYAAGAVAGSLTRGYHGLLTATIDPPLGRRLQVAKLDATLIDGEQHWPLFTNRWADGCIDPAGHGLIDSFRLDGRMPVWHWACGDLSVEQRIWMPPGEDSAWSVYRLLSSRPGAVPSLRVALLLADHDHHQVGHKGDFEPIVTLDGDAHLTARCTDGHDIALIAVGGSLRIDRAWIERFALPIERERGLPDQQDLLRVGFAELSLSTIGWCGVFATVAPEAKSDAVPDPEQALERFRQRDRVLVRTARTHHKEIPDIPAWIEQLILAADSFLIERPIGALPARQPQTKGMSVIAGYPWFGDWGRDSMIALPGLTLATGRTEIAKRILETFAGFVDRGMLPNRFPGAGETPVYNTVDAALWYIDAWRAYIEASDDLDALAGAFPILESIVAHYRDGTRYGISMDPADGLIRAGEPGVQLTWMDAKVGDWVVTPRIGKPVEINALWYHGLRVLADFAERLGRDPLRYRSAADRTRAGFARFVRPDGAGLYDLLDGPDSPDGEGARIRPNQIFAVSLSHSPLDAPAQASVVEVCARHLLCPLGLRTLAREDPDYRGRYEGDVRSRDGAYHQGTVWAWLLGHYALAEYRVTGDAAAAQARLAPIADHLREAGLGTVSEIFDGDAPHHPRGCPAQAWSVACILDAWTRLERMRLGPA; from the coding sequence ATGACCAAACCCTCAGCCGACCTGAGCCTCGCCGAGCGCCACGAATGGTGGATGGCCAACGGCCGCGGCGGCTATGCCGCGGGCGCGGTCGCCGGCAGCCTGACCCGCGGCTACCATGGACTCCTGACCGCAACGATCGATCCGCCGCTCGGGCGTCGCCTGCAGGTCGCCAAGCTGGACGCGACCCTGATCGACGGGGAGCAACACTGGCCGCTCTTCACGAACCGCTGGGCCGACGGTTGCATCGATCCGGCCGGGCATGGGCTGATCGATTCCTTCCGGCTCGACGGGCGCATGCCGGTGTGGCACTGGGCCTGCGGTGATCTCTCAGTCGAGCAGCGCATCTGGATGCCGCCGGGCGAGGACAGCGCCTGGTCGGTCTATCGGCTCCTGAGTTCTCGCCCAGGCGCCGTGCCGAGTCTGCGCGTCGCCCTGCTGCTCGCCGATCACGACCATCATCAGGTCGGGCACAAGGGCGACTTCGAGCCGATCGTGACCCTCGACGGCGACGCGCACTTGACGGCGCGATGCACCGACGGACACGACATCGCCCTGATCGCCGTCGGCGGAAGCCTGCGGATCGACCGCGCATGGATCGAACGCTTCGCCTTGCCGATCGAGCGCGAACGCGGGCTACCGGATCAGCAAGACCTGTTGCGCGTCGGTTTCGCCGAGCTGTCCCTGAGCACGATCGGGTGGTGCGGTGTGTTCGCGACGGTCGCGCCCGAAGCCAAGAGCGACGCCGTGCCGGATCCCGAGCAGGCATTGGAGCGTTTCAGGCAGCGGGATCGCGTGCTCGTTCGGACCGCGCGGACCCATCACAAGGAGATCCCGGACATCCCCGCCTGGATCGAGCAGCTCATCCTCGCCGCCGACAGCTTCCTGATCGAGCGGCCGATCGGCGCCCTGCCCGCTCGGCAACCGCAGACCAAAGGCATGTCCGTGATCGCCGGCTACCCCTGGTTCGGCGACTGGGGTCGCGACTCCATGATCGCCCTGCCCGGACTCACCCTCGCGACCGGTCGAACCGAGATCGCCAAACGCATCCTGGAGACCTTCGCCGGATTCGTCGACCGCGGCATGCTGCCGAACCGCTTCCCCGGTGCCGGAGAAACGCCTGTGTACAACACCGTCGATGCCGCACTCTGGTACATCGACGCCTGGCGCGCCTACATCGAGGCATCGGATGATCTGGATGCGCTCGCAGGCGCCTTCCCGATCCTGGAGTCGATCGTCGCGCACTACCGCGACGGGACCCGCTACGGAATCAGCATGGACCCGGCGGATGGCCTGATCCGCGCAGGCGAGCCGGGTGTGCAGCTTACCTGGATGGATGCGAAGGTCGGGGATTGGGTGGTGACCCCGCGGATCGGCAAACCGGTGGAGATCAATGCACTCTGGTATCACGGACTGCGGGTGTTGGCAGACTTTGCCGAGCGTCTGGGGCGCGATCCGCTGCGCTACCGCAGCGCTGCGGATCGAACGCGGGCGGGTTTTGCCCGTTTCGTGCGCCCGGACGGCGCGGGTCTCTATGATCTCCTCGACGGTCCGGACAGCCCCGATGGCGAGGGCGCGCGGATTCGCCCGAATCAAATCTTCGCGGTCAGCCTGTCACACTCGCCGCTCGACGCGCCCGCCCAAGCCTCTGTGGTCGAGGTCTGCGCGCGTCATCTCCTCTGCCCCCTCGGCCTGCGCACATTGGCGCGAGAAGACCCCGATTATCGGGGTCGTTATGAAGGGGATGTCCGGAGTCGCGATGGGGCTTACCATCAGGGCACGGTCTGGGCCTGGCTGCTGGGGCACTATGCCCTCGCGGAATACCGGGTGACCGGTGATGCCGCGGCGGCGCAAGCACGGCTCGCCCCGATCGCCGATCACCTTCGAGAGGCCGGACTCGGCACCGTCAGCGAGATCTTCGACGGTGACGCGCCGCACCACCCGCGCGGCTGTCCGGCGCAAGCCTGGTCGGTCGCCTGTATCCTGGATGCCTGGACACGGCTGGAACGCATGCGCCTCGGCCCGGCGTGA
- a CDS encoding PhoH family protein, producing the protein MIKRENDKTCLFVLDTNVLMHDPTAIFRFQEHDIFLPMIVLEELDHGKKGLSEVARNVRQVSRFLDQLMSDADKEEIDAGLLIGPVSAGGGIAHPATGRLFFQTELLDLKLPASLPGNGADNNILGTAQALSKLRTDRQVIIVSKDINLRIKAAVLGIPAEDYSNDQVLDDVNLLYTGMEGLPEDFWEHHEKSLDAWKEEGRTLYRVSGPDIADWYPAECLYLGEDPAFEAIVREKRTETEAVIELVDDYRVPRRGVWGITARNREQNFALNMLLDPDLDFVTLLGAAGTGKTLLALAAGLAQVLDRNLYREIIMTRVTVPVGEDIGFLPGTEEEKMTPWMGALMDNLEVLTKPEGGEWGRAATNDLIRNRIRISSLNFMRGRTFLNKYIILDEAQNLTAKQMKTLITRSGPGTKFVCLGNISQIDTPYLTETTSGLTYVVDRFKQWPHSGHITLLRGERSRLADFASQEL; encoded by the coding sequence ATGATCAAACGCGAAAACGACAAGACCTGCCTCTTCGTTCTCGACACCAACGTGCTGATGCACGACCCCACGGCCATCTTTCGCTTCCAAGAGCACGACATCTTCCTGCCCATGATCGTTCTCGAAGAGCTCGATCACGGGAAGAAGGGCTTGTCCGAGGTGGCGCGCAACGTCCGCCAGGTCAGTCGGTTTCTCGATCAGCTGATGTCCGACGCGGACAAGGAGGAGATCGACGCGGGCCTGCTGATCGGCCCGGTCTCGGCCGGTGGCGGCATCGCGCACCCGGCCACCGGACGCCTTTTCTTCCAGACCGAATTGCTCGACCTGAAGTTGCCGGCCTCGCTGCCGGGCAACGGTGCGGACAACAACATCCTGGGCACCGCCCAGGCGCTGAGCAAGCTACGGACCGATCGACAGGTCATCATCGTTTCGAAAGACATCAACCTTCGCATCAAGGCGGCGGTCCTCGGCATCCCGGCGGAGGACTATTCCAACGATCAGGTCCTCGACGACGTCAACCTGCTCTACACGGGCATGGAGGGGCTCCCCGAGGATTTCTGGGAGCACCACGAGAAGTCGCTCGATGCCTGGAAGGAGGAGGGCCGCACGCTCTATCGCGTCTCGGGTCCGGACATCGCGGACTGGTATCCCGCCGAATGTCTCTACCTGGGCGAGGACCCTGCCTTCGAGGCCATCGTCCGTGAGAAGCGCACCGAGACCGAGGCCGTTATCGAGCTGGTCGACGACTATCGCGTGCCCCGCCGAGGCGTCTGGGGTATCACCGCACGCAACCGCGAGCAGAACTTCGCGCTCAACATGCTGTTGGATCCGGACCTGGATTTCGTCACCCTGCTCGGGGCCGCGGGAACCGGCAAGACGCTCCTTGCGCTGGCGGCGGGTCTCGCCCAGGTGCTGGACCGCAACCTCTATCGCGAGATCATCATGACCCGGGTGACGGTCCCGGTCGGCGAGGACATCGGCTTCCTGCCCGGCACGGAGGAAGAGAAGATGACGCCCTGGATGGGCGCGCTCATGGACAACCTCGAGGTGCTCACCAAACCCGAGGGCGGGGAATGGGGTCGCGCGGCGACCAATGACCTGATCCGCAACCGGATCCGCATCTCCTCGCTCAACTTCATGCGCGGGCGCACCTTCCTGAACAAATACATCATCCTGGACGAGGCCCAGAACCTCACCGCAAAGCAGATGAAGACACTCATCACCCGCTCCGGTCCAGGCACCAAGTTCGTCTGTCTCGGCAACATCAGCCAGATCGATACGCCGTACTTGACCGAGACCACGTCCGGCCTGACGTATGTGGTGGACCGGTTCAAGCAATGGCCGCACAGCGGGCACATCACGCTGTTGCGTGGCGAGCGCTCGCGATTGGCGGATTTTGCGTCGCAGGAGCTCTAA
- a CDS encoding MGH1-like glycoside hydrolase domain-containing protein: MSEAPNNAERERLEAARSRSADWRLWGPYLAERAWGTVREDYSPDGTAWEYFTHDQARSRAYRWSEDGLGGICDREQRLCFALALWNGRDPNLKERAFGLTGHQGNRGEDVKECYFYLDALPTASYLRYLYKYPQAPFPYGALVEENARRSREDPPFQLTDTGCFDAQRYWDVDVFYSKAGPREIHIRIYLKNRGPDAAEIHLLPTLWFRNIWSWGDDVQPPVLQATTAPDGAAWTVEAQHPTLGTYHLYGSHPAELLFTENDSNAALLWGTPNPSPYVKDAFHRRVVQGEKAAVNPALTGTKCAAWSHWTVGPDQHAMVDLVLSAEPLDAPFARSERTLSVRQSETTVFYDDLLPEAGATDHRILRQALAGMVWTQQFYHYDVERWLDGDQLPPPESRRQGRNRHWRHLKAHDIISMPDAWEYPWFAAWDLAYHCPALALLDVDFAKHQIELMLSDRYLHPNGQIPAYEWGFDDANPPVHAQGALKVFRAERVQRGTGDLDFLQRVFHKLLLNLAWWINRKDADGHNLFEGGFLGLDNISVYDRSHPLPPGHSLKQADATGWMAMFSLDMTVIALELCAKDRNYEAMAIHCYKQFLAIGEAIAGNPETGMPSLWDEEKGFFMDLLVTPDGVGHRIEVYSWVGLIPLFATEIVDRRLLANAPRFADLLSAHKGGLFRGSTVCLCPDWENDRGEHLLALVDHTMLPRILERLLDEEQFLSPFGIRSVSRIHATQTHLGRIPGIGEALMEYVPGESNSPLFGGNSNWRGPIWLPTNYSLVHALEKYHRFLGPDFQVPVACKQGQRLNLAEIATLIAERLVDLYRPPNGTPPPALVREGHLHDDVHWRDLLSFYEYFHGETGEGLGAAHQTGWTGLIANLVMRRYRKDVTPWSGLDQGTEAAPIDEIA; the protein is encoded by the coding sequence GTGAGCGAAGCGCCGAACAACGCCGAACGCGAACGCTTGGAAGCCGCGCGCAGCAGAAGCGCCGACTGGCGCCTCTGGGGGCCATATCTCGCCGAGCGCGCTTGGGGTACAGTCCGCGAGGACTATAGCCCGGACGGCACCGCCTGGGAGTATTTCACCCACGACCAGGCCCGCTCGCGCGCCTATCGTTGGAGCGAGGACGGGCTCGGCGGCATCTGCGACCGCGAGCAGCGACTCTGCTTCGCCTTGGCACTCTGGAACGGACGCGATCCAAACCTGAAGGAACGCGCCTTCGGGCTGACCGGACACCAGGGTAATCGCGGCGAGGACGTGAAGGAGTGCTATTTCTATCTCGACGCACTGCCCACCGCGAGCTACCTGCGCTATCTCTACAAATACCCGCAGGCGCCTTTCCCCTACGGTGCACTGGTCGAGGAGAACGCCCGACGCTCGCGCGAGGATCCGCCCTTCCAACTCACCGACACCGGCTGCTTCGACGCACAGCGCTATTGGGACGTCGATGTCTTCTATTCCAAGGCCGGGCCGCGCGAGATCCATATCCGCATCTACCTGAAGAACCGCGGTCCGGACGCCGCCGAAATCCATCTCTTGCCGACCCTGTGGTTCCGCAACATCTGGTCGTGGGGCGACGATGTGCAGCCTCCTGTGCTTCAGGCGACAACCGCCCCGGACGGCGCCGCCTGGACGGTCGAGGCGCAGCACCCGACGCTCGGCACCTATCACCTCTACGGCAGCCATCCCGCGGAGCTGCTCTTCACCGAGAACGACTCCAACGCCGCGCTGCTCTGGGGCACCCCCAACCCCTCGCCCTACGTCAAGGATGCCTTCCACCGTCGCGTGGTCCAGGGCGAGAAGGCAGCCGTCAATCCGGCGTTGACAGGCACCAAGTGCGCGGCCTGGAGCCATTGGACCGTCGGTCCGGACCAGCACGCCATGGTCGATCTGGTGCTCAGCGCCGAGCCGCTCGACGCCCCCTTCGCGCGCAGCGAGCGCACGCTCTCCGTCCGCCAGTCGGAGACCACCGTCTTCTACGACGACCTCTTGCCCGAGGCCGGCGCGACGGACCACCGCATCCTCCGCCAGGCCCTCGCCGGCATGGTCTGGACCCAGCAGTTCTATCACTACGACGTCGAGCGCTGGCTCGACGGCGATCAGCTCCCGCCGCCGGAATCCCGCCGGCAGGGCCGCAACCGCCATTGGCGCCATCTCAAGGCGCACGACATCATCTCTATGCCCGACGCCTGGGAGTACCCCTGGTTCGCGGCCTGGGATCTCGCCTATCACTGCCCGGCGTTGGCCCTGCTGGATGTCGATTTCGCCAAGCATCAGATCGAGTTGATGCTCTCGGATCGCTATCTGCACCCGAACGGCCAGATCCCGGCGTACGAGTGGGGTTTCGACGACGCCAATCCGCCGGTCCATGCCCAAGGCGCGCTCAAGGTGTTCCGCGCCGAGCGGGTCCAGCGCGGCACGGGCGATCTGGACTTTCTGCAACGCGTCTTCCACAAACTGCTGCTCAATCTGGCCTGGTGGATCAACCGCAAGGACGCCGACGGGCACAACCTCTTCGAAGGTGGCTTCCTCGGGCTCGACAATATCTCCGTCTACGACCGCTCGCACCCGCTCCCGCCCGGTCACAGTCTCAAACAGGCCGATGCGACCGGCTGGATGGCCATGTTCAGTCTGGACATGACCGTCATCGCGCTCGAGCTCTGCGCCAAGGACCGCAACTACGAGGCGATGGCGATCCACTGCTACAAACAATTCCTCGCCATCGGCGAGGCAATCGCCGGCAACCCGGAGACCGGGATGCCCTCGCTCTGGGACGAGGAGAAAGGCTTCTTCATGGATCTTCTGGTGACCCCCGACGGGGTCGGTCACCGCATCGAGGTCTATTCCTGGGTCGGCCTCATCCCGCTCTTCGCCACCGAGATCGTCGACCGGCGCCTCCTCGCCAACGCCCCCCGCTTCGCCGACCTACTGAGCGCCCACAAAGGCGGACTCTTCCGGGGCAGCACCGTCTGTCTCTGCCCGGACTGGGAGAACGACCGAGGAGAGCACCTGCTCGCTTTGGTCGATCACACCATGCTGCCGCGGATCCTGGAGCGCCTGCTCGACGAGGAGCAGTTCCTCTCGCCCTTCGGAATCCGCAGCGTCAGCCGGATCCACGCGACCCAGACCCACCTGGGGCGCATCCCCGGCATCGGCGAGGCGCTGATGGAATACGTCCCCGGCGAGTCCAACTCGCCCCTCTTCGGCGGCAACTCCAACTGGCGCGGCCCGATCTGGCTGCCGACCAACTACTCGCTCGTGCATGCGCTGGAGAAGTACCACCGCTTTCTCGGGCCCGACTTTCAGGTCCCGGTTGCCTGCAAGCAAGGCCAACGGCTCAACCTTGCAGAGATCGCCACCTTGATCGCCGAGCGCTTGGTCGATCTCTACCGCCCGCCGAACGGCACTCCGCCCCCGGCCCTGGTGCGCGAGGGACACCTCCACGACGACGTCCACTGGCGCGATCTGCTGAGCTTCTACGAGTATTTCCACGGCGAAACCGGCGAGGGTCTCGGTGCCGCGCACCAAACCGGCTGGACGGGCTTGATTGCGAATCTGGTGATGCGCCGCTATCGCAAGGACGTCACGCCCTGGAGCGGTTTGGATCAGGGAACCGAGGCCGCGCCGATCGACGAGATTGCGTGA